The proteins below come from a single Procambarus clarkii isolate CNS0578487 chromosome 26, FALCON_Pclarkii_2.0, whole genome shotgun sequence genomic window:
- the LOC138368806 gene encoding splicing factor 3A subunit 2-like gives MLKWRNAPLLYFKQQPCDSGTSWINAERRDLRAEAWPSHVQLELSIVAGSVEHKPASVEHKPASVEHKLASDEHKLASVEHKLASVEHKLASDEHKPASDEHKPASPASVEHKPASDEHKPASVEHKPASVEHKPASDEHKPASVEHKPASVEHKPASDEHKPASVEHKPASVEHKPASVEHKPASDEHKPASVEHKPASVEHKPASDEHKPASVEHTSQPALNTSQPALNTSQPAMNTSSQR, from the exons ATGCTG AAGTGGAGGAATGCGCCATTACTCTACTTTAAACAACAGCCCTGTGACTCGGGAACCAGTTGGATAAATGCTGAGAGGCGGGACTTGAGAGCTGAAGCGTGGCCATCGCATgtccaattag AGCTTAGCATTGTTgcaggcagcgttgaacacaagcCAGCCAGCGTTGAACACAAGCCAGCCAGCGTTGAACACAAGCTAGCCAGCGATGAACACAAGCTAGCCAGCGTTGAACACAAGCTAGCCAGCGTTGAACACAAGCTAGCCAGCGATGAACACAAGCCAGCCAGCGATGAACACAAGCCAGCCAGC CCAGCCAGCGTTGAACACAAGCCAGCCAGCGATGAACACAAGCCAGCCAGCGTTGAACACAAACCAGCCAGCGTTGAACACAAACCAGCCAGCGATGAACACAAGCCAGCCAGCGTTGAACACAAGCCAGCCAGCGTTGAACACAAACCAGCCAGCGATGAACACAAGCCAGCCAGCGTTGAACACAAGCCAGCCAGCGTTGAACACAAGCCAGCCAGCGTTGAACACAAGCCAGCCAGCGATGAACACAAGCCAGCCAGCGTTGAACACAAGCCAGCCAGCGTTGAACACAAACCAGCCAGCGATGAACACAAGCCAGCCAGCGTTGAACACACAAGCCAGCCAGCGTTGAACACAAGCCAGCCAGCGTTGAACACAAGCCAGCCAGCGATGAACACAAGCAGCCAGCGTTGA